One stretch of Robbsia betulipollinis DNA includes these proteins:
- a CDS encoding intermembrane transport protein PqiB: MTQSQDNTPPARPQAADARIAQRDGARAGADAPSRTGDTGGIGGGAVDSPAADAGDGTGTGGTGNGGGAGGSGNGTNGGAGGPGWQTPVIAPRGRWLPSLVWLIPLLAALIGVSLFIHQVVQQGPTITISFKSADGIESGKTRVKFKDVDIGQVKAVRLSDDLSRALVTVDLTKEASNFAVKDTRFWIVKPRVGASGISGLGTLLSGSYIGVDAGRSTETEKEFVGLETPPAVTRDQKGHQFVLHAENLGSLDIGTPVFYRRLQVGQVVAYALDPDGKGLTLRIFVTAPYDRYVTSNTRFWHASGVDLRLDSGGFRLNTQSLAAVVTGGIAFQTPPDQPSGAQSADNAAFVLSGTEGDAMRDPDTDPVPVVLNFNQSLRGLSIGASVDFRGITIGEVKRIGVDFDPKAQQINMPVTVNIYPDRLGKTFAAALRQDKLKSDHELFVTMIRRGLRAQLRTGNFLTGQLYVALDFFPNAPPVKVNYDSQPTQLPTLPNTLDQLQLQVADIAKKLQKIPFDKIGNNLNNTLASANTLFQQLDTQVAPQATATLEEAKKTFASAQQTLAVDSPLQGDVRQAMRQVTQTAQSLSVLADYLERHPEALLRGKTGDKP; this comes from the coding sequence ATGACCCAATCGCAGGACAACACTCCCCCCGCCCGTCCACAGGCTGCCGATGCCCGCATAGCGCAACGCGACGGGGCGCGGGCTGGTGCCGATGCACCGTCCCGCACCGGCGACACCGGCGGCATCGGCGGCGGTGCGGTCGACAGTCCGGCGGCGGATGCCGGCGATGGCACGGGCACGGGCGGCACCGGGAACGGGGGCGGCGCCGGGGGGTCCGGAAACGGCACGAACGGCGGCGCCGGGGGACCCGGCTGGCAGACGCCGGTCATCGCGCCGCGCGGCCGCTGGCTGCCGTCGCTGGTGTGGTTGATTCCCCTGCTCGCGGCGCTGATCGGCGTCTCGCTCTTCATCCATCAAGTGGTGCAGCAGGGCCCCACCATCACCATCAGCTTCAAGTCCGCCGACGGTATCGAATCGGGCAAGACCCGCGTCAAGTTCAAGGACGTCGATATCGGCCAGGTCAAGGCGGTGCGCCTGTCCGACGACTTGTCCAGGGCGCTCGTGACCGTCGATCTGACCAAGGAAGCGTCGAATTTCGCGGTGAAGGACACGCGTTTCTGGATCGTCAAGCCGCGCGTGGGGGCAAGCGGCATTTCCGGACTCGGTACCCTGCTCTCGGGTTCCTACATCGGCGTGGACGCCGGCCGCTCGACCGAAACCGAGAAAGAGTTCGTCGGACTGGAAACGCCACCGGCGGTGACGCGCGACCAGAAGGGGCATCAGTTCGTCCTGCACGCGGAAAACCTCGGCTCGCTCGATATCGGCACGCCCGTCTTCTACCGGCGCCTGCAGGTCGGCCAGGTCGTCGCGTACGCGCTCGACCCGGACGGCAAAGGCCTGACGCTGCGCATTTTCGTGACGGCGCCGTACGACAGGTATGTGACGAGCAATACGCGCTTCTGGCATGCCAGCGGCGTCGATCTGCGTCTCGATTCGGGAGGGTTCCGCCTGAACACGCAATCGCTTGCGGCAGTGGTCACCGGTGGCATCGCCTTCCAGACCCCGCCCGATCAGCCGTCCGGCGCGCAGTCCGCCGACAATGCCGCGTTCGTGCTGAGCGGCACCGAAGGCGATGCGATGCGCGATCCGGATACGGACCCGGTCCCCGTGGTGCTGAACTTCAACCAGTCGTTGCGTGGCCTGTCGATTGGCGCCTCGGTCGATTTCCGCGGCATCACCATCGGTGAAGTGAAGCGCATCGGCGTCGACTTCGATCCGAAGGCGCAGCAGATCAACATGCCGGTCACCGTCAACATCTATCCGGACCGCCTGGGCAAGACCTTCGCGGCCGCGCTGCGCCAGGACAAGCTGAAGAGCGATCACGAGTTGTTCGTGACGATGATCCGGCGCGGGCTGCGCGCGCAGTTGCGCACCGGCAACTTCCTGACCGGGCAGCTCTACGTCGCGCTCGATTTCTTCCCGAACGCCCCGCCCGTGAAGGTCAACTACGATAGCCAGCCGACGCAGTTGCCCACGCTGCCCAACACGCTCGACCAGTTGCAGTTGCAGGTGGCCGATATCGCGAAGAAGCTGCAGAAGATCCCGTTCGACAAGATCGGCAACAATCTGAACAACACGCTCGCGAGCGCCAACACGCTGTTCCAGCAACTCGACACGCAGGTCGCGCCGCAGGCCACGGCGACGCTGGAGGAAGCGAAGAAGACTTTCGCCAGCGCGCAGCAGACGCTGGCGGTGGACTCGCCGTTGCAGGGCGACGTCCGCCAGGCGATGCGCCAGGTGACGCAGACCGCGCAATCGCTGTCGGTGCTGGCCGATTATCTCGAACGCCATCCCGAAGCGCTGCTTCGTGGCAAGACCGGAGACAAACCATGA
- a CDS encoding PqiC family protein, protein MMSLPPLQHARRPGTRRRVGTALAAATALLLGACAHTPDSRFFTLSGSTPDNAGAAPGATVDGTALPMATPLLIEVLPVNIPGQVSRPQIVSTTGAGDVKLEEYNRWASPLADEIGGALSQSLTRSLGAIDSYRTPHPAGSTVYRITVNVQRFESVPGERATIDAVWSVVRSSDALTLTCRSTASEPVAPGYDNLAAGHRKALARIAADIAQGVRTEQGVMPPPPAVPVPMPAKPSATGGRKKAHAQADGASAAPVTPAAPPVPVLPCPLRSSPAP, encoded by the coding sequence ATGATGTCCCTGCCGCCCCTGCAGCACGCGCGGCGCCCAGGCACGCGCCGCCGCGTCGGCACCGCGCTGGCCGCCGCCACCGCGCTGCTGCTCGGCGCCTGCGCGCATACGCCCGACAGCCGTTTCTTCACCCTGTCCGGCAGCACGCCGGACAATGCGGGTGCGGCCCCGGGAGCGACGGTCGACGGCACGGCGCTGCCGATGGCGACGCCGTTGCTGATCGAGGTGCTGCCGGTCAATATTCCGGGGCAGGTGTCACGCCCGCAGATCGTCTCCACCACCGGCGCCGGCGACGTGAAGCTGGAGGAATACAACCGTTGGGCGAGTCCGCTCGCCGACGAGATCGGCGGCGCGCTGTCGCAGTCGCTGACGCGTTCGCTGGGCGCGATCGATAGCTATCGCACGCCGCACCCCGCGGGGTCGACCGTCTACCGGATCACGGTGAACGTGCAGCGGTTCGAATCGGTGCCGGGCGAGCGGGCCACGATCGACGCGGTATGGAGTGTGGTGCGTTCGAGCGACGCGTTGACCCTGACCTGCCGGTCGACGGCGAGCGAACCGGTGGCGCCGGGGTATGACAATCTCGCCGCGGGACACCGCAAGGCGCTGGCGCGCATCGCGGCGGACATCGCGCAGGGCGTTCGCACCGAACAGGGCGTCATGCCGCCGCCGCCCGCGGTACCGGTGCCGATGCCGGCCAAACCGTCCGCGACCGGGGGCAGGAAGAAAGCCCATGCGCAGGCCGATGGCGCGAGCGCGGCGCCGGTGACGCCGGCGGCGCCCCCGGTGCCGGTGCTGCCCTGCCCGTTGCGCAGCAGCCCCGCACCCTAG
- the purB gene encoding adenylosuccinate lyase, with protein MSDPQTDSLNALTALSPLDGRYAAKTEALREWLSEAAFMRHRVTVEIHWLIALSQADLAEVPRFSAAAEAFLLGLAERFSVHDAARIKAIERVTNHDVKAVEYWLKESVKGQPELEKASEFIHFACTSEDINNTSHGLMLKGAREHVVLPALRKLHARLVALAHAHADQPMLSRTHGQPASPTTLGKEMANVAMRLERAIERIAAVPLLGKMNGAVGNYNAHLSAYPEKDWEAFSKQVIEARLGLVFNPYTIQIEPHDYMAELFDAIARANTILLDLNRDVWGYISQGYFKQRLKAGEIGSSTMPHKVNPIDFENSEGNLGLANALLRHLSEKLPVSRWQRDLTDSTVLRNIGVALGYGLLAYDACVRGLDKLEVNPERLNADLEACWEVLAEPVQTVMRRYGIENPYEQLKELTRGKGITREALQQFVAGLAIPEDARQQLMAMTPANYIGQAAVLARRIG; from the coding sequence ATGTCCGACCCCCAGACCGACTCCCTCAATGCGCTGACGGCGCTGTCCCCGCTCGATGGCCGCTATGCCGCAAAGACCGAGGCGCTGCGCGAATGGCTCTCCGAAGCCGCATTCATGCGGCACCGCGTGACGGTCGAAATCCATTGGCTGATCGCGCTTTCGCAGGCGGATCTCGCCGAAGTGCCACGTTTTTCCGCCGCCGCCGAAGCGTTTCTGCTGGGGCTCGCCGAGCGTTTCAGCGTGCACGATGCCGCGCGCATCAAGGCCATCGAACGCGTCACGAACCATGACGTCAAGGCGGTCGAGTACTGGTTGAAGGAGTCCGTCAAGGGCCAGCCGGAACTGGAGAAGGCCAGCGAATTCATCCACTTCGCCTGCACGTCGGAAGACATCAACAACACCTCGCACGGGCTGATGCTCAAGGGCGCGCGCGAGCACGTCGTGCTGCCGGCGCTGCGCAAGCTGCACGCGCGCCTGGTCGCGCTCGCGCATGCGCACGCGGACCAGCCGATGCTGTCGCGCACCCACGGCCAGCCGGCGAGCCCGACGACGCTGGGCAAGGAGATGGCGAACGTCGCGATGCGTCTCGAGCGTGCGATCGAACGCATCGCCGCGGTGCCGCTGCTCGGCAAGATGAACGGCGCCGTGGGCAACTACAACGCCCACCTCTCCGCCTATCCGGAAAAAGACTGGGAGGCGTTCTCGAAGCAGGTGATCGAGGCGCGTCTCGGCCTGGTGTTCAATCCCTATACGATCCAGATCGAGCCGCACGACTATATGGCCGAGCTGTTCGACGCGATCGCCCGGGCGAACACGATTCTGCTCGACCTGAACCGCGATGTCTGGGGCTATATCTCGCAGGGCTATTTCAAGCAGCGCCTGAAGGCGGGCGAAATCGGTTCGTCGACGATGCCGCACAAGGTCAACCCGATCGATTTCGAGAATTCGGAAGGCAATCTGGGTCTGGCGAACGCGCTGTTGCGTCATCTGTCGGAGAAGCTGCCGGTGTCGCGCTGGCAGCGCGACCTGACCGATTCGACGGTGCTGCGCAATATCGGCGTGGCGCTCGGCTACGGGCTGCTCGCTTACGACGCCTGCGTGCGTGGCCTCGACAAGCTGGAAGTCAATCCCGAGCGGTTGAACGCGGATCTGGAGGCCTGCTGGGAAGTGCTGGCCGAGCCAGTGCAGACGGTGATGCGCCGTTACGGCATAGAGAACCCCTACGAACAGCTCAAGGAACTCACGCGCGGCAAGGGCATCACGCGCGAGGCGTTGCAGCAATTCGTCGCCGGGTTGGCGATCCCGGAGGACGCCCGGCAGCAGTTGATGGCGATGACGCCGGCGAATTACATCGGCCAGGCCGCCGTGCTGGCGCGTCGGATCGGCTGA
- the mnmA gene encoding tRNA 2-thiouridine(34) synthase MnmA → MSKKRIVVGMSGGVDSSVTAWLLKEQGYDVVGLFMKNWEDDDDGEYCSTRQDWIDVVSVADLIGIDVEAVNFAAEYKDRVFAEFLREYAAGRTPNPDVLCNAEIKFKAFLDHAIELGADTIATGHYARVREVGDGAQAGRFALLKALDGTKDQSYFLHRLNQHQLSKTLFPLGEMPKTEVRRIAAEIGLPNAAKKDSTGICFIGERPFRDFLNRYLPTDPGPMRTPDGQQVGEHVGLAFYTLGQRKGIGIGGSRDGSGEPWFVAAKDVAANTLYVVQGHDHPWLLSQELAAGQTSWTAGVAPDPAHYPSLTAKTRYRQTDAPCVMIPAAGVPAAGALVTGAAEQLFGLRFDAAQWAVTPGQSAVLYAGDECLGGGIIETVTRPARPA, encoded by the coding sequence ATGAGTAAGAAACGCATCGTCGTCGGCATGTCCGGCGGCGTCGATTCGTCGGTGACCGCCTGGCTGCTGAAGGAGCAGGGCTATGATGTCGTCGGGCTGTTCATGAAGAACTGGGAGGACGACGACGACGGCGAGTACTGTTCGACACGGCAGGACTGGATCGACGTCGTGTCGGTCGCGGACCTGATCGGCATCGACGTGGAAGCCGTGAATTTCGCGGCCGAGTACAAGGATCGCGTGTTCGCCGAGTTCCTGCGCGAGTATGCGGCGGGCCGCACGCCGAATCCGGACGTGCTCTGCAACGCGGAAATCAAGTTCAAGGCCTTCCTCGATCATGCGATCGAACTGGGCGCGGACACCATCGCCACCGGGCACTACGCGCGCGTGCGGGAAGTGGGCGACGGCGCGCAGGCCGGGCGCTTCGCCTTGCTCAAGGCGCTGGATGGGACCAAGGACCAGAGCTATTTCCTGCACCGGCTGAATCAGCATCAATTGTCGAAGACGCTGTTTCCGCTGGGCGAGATGCCGAAGACCGAGGTGCGCCGCATCGCCGCCGAGATCGGTCTGCCCAATGCCGCGAAGAAGGATTCGACCGGCATCTGCTTCATCGGCGAGCGGCCGTTCCGGGACTTCCTGAACCGCTATCTGCCGACCGATCCGGGACCGATGCGCACGCCGGACGGGCAGCAGGTGGGCGAGCACGTCGGGCTGGCGTTCTATACGCTCGGGCAGCGCAAGGGCATCGGCATCGGTGGCAGCCGCGACGGCAGCGGCGAGCCCTGGTTCGTCGCCGCGAAGGACGTGGCGGCCAATACGCTCTACGTCGTGCAGGGGCACGACCATCCGTGGCTGTTGTCGCAGGAGCTGGCGGCGGGGCAGACCAGTTGGACCGCGGGCGTCGCACCCGATCCGGCGCACTACCCGTCGCTCACCGCGAAAACGCGCTACCGGCAGACCGACGCGCCGTGCGTGATGATACCGGCGGCCGGCGTCCCGGCGGCCGGCGCTTTGGTGACGGGTGCAGCGGAGCAGCTTTTCGGCCTGCGTTTCGATGCCGCGCAGTGGGCGGTCACGCCGGGCCAGTCGGCGGTGCTGTATGCCGGCGACGAGTGCCTGGGTGGCGGGATCATCGAGACCGTCACACGGCCGGCGAGGCCGGCCTGA
- a CDS encoding THUMP domain-containing class I SAM-dependent RNA methyltransferase, with the protein MSSFEFFAPCPRGLEAPLAAELRAVAAAAGSAVMQVGAEAPGGVHFRGGWAAAFAANLHSRIASRVLLKIAVGGYRDERDIFALALGQAWEQWFSARQTLRVDVTAVKSPLKSLEFTTLRIKDAICDRLREKTGSRPDIDTAAPDVRVFAFVTVNQCTLYLDTSGEPLFKRGWRLDKGAAPLRENLAAGILRLSGWEPGMTLYDPMCGSGTFIAEAAQVALGIPPGSERRFAFEKIRGYDVGTWQTMKAEAMDARRRAKGSRAHLGIYGSDISGDMLVKARANFERAGLPMLPLKQVDARSMTPPAETPGILIANPPYGERIEVRGRNARGELMERDDAGRGGRDGGGRGPRGSGRAGRGEADGGYREARTNGDGNGDDAGFQRARPEAGEEADPEFFRLLGDSLKQRFVGWRAFVLTSDRGLPGLMRLRESQKTPLFNGALECRLFRFDMQAGSLKPREGKPASEPRDE; encoded by the coding sequence ATGTCATCTTTCGAATTTTTCGCCCCCTGTCCGCGCGGACTCGAGGCGCCGCTCGCGGCCGAATTGCGCGCGGTGGCCGCCGCCGCCGGCAGCGCCGTCATGCAGGTGGGTGCCGAAGCGCCCGGCGGCGTGCATTTCCGTGGCGGCTGGGCCGCCGCATTCGCCGCCAACCTGCACTCCCGCATCGCCAGCCGGGTGCTGCTGAAGATCGCGGTGGGCGGCTACCGCGACGAGCGCGACATCTTCGCGCTCGCGCTCGGGCAGGCCTGGGAGCAGTGGTTCTCTGCGCGCCAGACCCTGCGCGTCGACGTCACCGCGGTCAAGTCGCCGCTCAAAAGCCTCGAATTCACGACCTTGCGGATCAAGGACGCGATCTGCGACCGCCTGCGCGAGAAAACCGGCAGCCGTCCCGATATCGACACGGCCGCGCCGGATGTGCGCGTTTTCGCGTTCGTCACGGTCAACCAGTGCACGCTCTACCTCGATACGTCCGGCGAGCCGCTGTTCAAGCGCGGCTGGCGGCTCGACAAGGGCGCGGCGCCGCTGCGCGAGAACCTGGCGGCCGGCATCCTGCGCTTGTCCGGTTGGGAGCCGGGCATGACGCTGTACGACCCGATGTGCGGCAGCGGCACCTTCATCGCCGAGGCGGCGCAGGTCGCGCTGGGCATCCCGCCCGGCAGCGAGCGCCGTTTCGCGTTCGAGAAGATCCGGGGTTACGACGTGGGCACCTGGCAGACGATGAAGGCCGAGGCGATGGACGCGCGGCGCCGCGCCAAGGGTTCGCGCGCGCATCTGGGCATCTACGGCAGCGACATCTCGGGCGACATGCTGGTCAAGGCGCGCGCCAATTTCGAGCGCGCCGGTTTGCCGATGCTGCCGCTCAAGCAGGTGGACGCGCGTTCGATGACGCCGCCGGCCGAAACGCCCGGCATCCTGATCGCGAATCCGCCGTATGGCGAGCGCATCGAGGTGCGCGGGCGCAATGCGCGCGGCGAGCTCATGGAACGCGACGACGCGGGCCGGGGCGGCCGCGATGGCGGCGGCCGGGGTCCCCGGGGTTCCGGTCGCGCCGGGCGCGGCGAGGCGGACGGCGGTTATCGCGAGGCGCGCACCAATGGGGACGGCAATGGCGACGACGCCGGCTTCCAGCGCGCGCGTCCGGAAGCCGGCGAGGAAGCCGATCCGGAGTTTTTCCGCCTGCTGGGCGATTCCCTGAAGCAGCGCTTCGTCGGCTGGCGCGCCTTCGTGCTGACGTCGGACCGCGGCCTGCCGGGGCTGATGCGCCTGCGCGAATCGCAGAAGACGCCGCTCTTCAACGGCGCGCTCGAATGCCGGCTGTTCCGTTTCGACATGCAGGCGGGCTCCCTGAAGCCACGGGAGGGCAAACCCGCGTCGGAGCCGCGCGATGAGTAA
- a CDS encoding gluconokinase translates to MIIIVMGVSGSGKTSVASGLAERLGCGFSDADTFHSAANKAKMAAGTPLNDDDRWPWLDAMRASMAANIAAGETHVYACSALRRIYRDRLRDGDSAHMLFVYLSGSFDLLEERLSRRANHFFDPALLKSQVDTLEVPTDDEAVTVDITPPIGTIIDQVLALVKRRQPG, encoded by the coding sequence ATGATCATTATCGTGATGGGCGTGTCCGGCTCGGGCAAGACCAGCGTCGCCAGCGGACTGGCCGAACGGCTGGGATGCGGCTTCTCGGATGCCGATACGTTCCACAGCGCGGCCAACAAGGCGAAGATGGCGGCCGGCACGCCATTGAACGACGACGACCGCTGGCCCTGGCTCGACGCGATGCGCGCGTCGATGGCAGCGAACATCGCCGCGGGCGAGACCCATGTCTACGCCTGTTCCGCGCTGCGTCGCATCTATCGCGATCGGCTGCGCGACGGCGACAGCGCGCACATGCTGTTCGTCTATCTGTCGGGCAGTTTCGATCTGCTCGAGGAGCGGTTGTCGCGCCGCGCGAATCACTTCTTCGACCCGGCGCTGCTGAAGAGTCAGGTCGATACGCTGGAAGTGCCCACGGACGATGAAGCGGTGACGGTCGACATCACGCCGCCGATAGGGACGATCATCGATCAGGTGCTGGCGCTGGTGAAGCGGCGGCAGCCAGGGTGA
- the eda gene encoding bifunctional 4-hydroxy-2-oxoglutarate aldolase/2-dehydro-3-deoxy-phosphogluconate aldolase encodes MSKHYTVDQIVRLGPVIPVLKFDSVEEGIAVSRALYEGGVKVLEITLRTKVGIDVIREASQIADDIAVGVGTLTRPEECELAARAGATFGVSPGFSTALDQAAKAAGLPLLPGVMTPSDILAAVAAGYEIVKFFPAEQAGGTTMLGAFHGPFPSLRFCPTGGITPASAPSFLSLPNVVCVGGSWLTPRAAVAAKDWAEITRLAREASGLARAHGVS; translated from the coding sequence ATGAGCAAGCACTACACGGTCGACCAGATCGTCCGCCTGGGTCCGGTGATTCCGGTGCTGAAGTTCGATAGCGTCGAGGAGGGCATCGCGGTGTCGCGCGCGCTGTACGAAGGCGGCGTCAAGGTGCTGGAAATCACGCTGCGCACGAAGGTGGGCATCGACGTGATCCGCGAGGCGTCGCAGATCGCCGACGATATCGCGGTGGGCGTGGGCACGCTGACGCGCCCCGAGGAGTGCGAGCTGGCCGCGCGCGCCGGCGCGACGTTCGGCGTGTCGCCGGGCTTTTCGACCGCGCTCGACCAGGCGGCGAAGGCGGCCGGCCTGCCCCTGCTGCCGGGCGTGATGACGCCGTCCGACATTCTCGCGGCGGTTGCCGCGGGGTACGAGATCGTGAAGTTCTTCCCGGCGGAACAGGCCGGGGGCACGACGATGCTCGGGGCGTTTCACGGGCCGTTCCCGTCGTTGCGGTTCTGCCCCACGGGCGGCATTACCCCGGCCTCGGCGCCGAGCTTCCTGTCCTTGCCGAACGTCGTCTGCGTCGGCGGCTCGTGGCTGACGCCGAGAGCGGCGGTGGCCGCCAAGGACTGGGCCGAGATCACGCGGCTGGCGCGCGAGGCGAGCGGGCTTGCCCGCGCCCATGGGGTTTCCTGA
- the edd gene encoding phosphogluconate dehydratase → MTSPHPQLQKVTERVIERSRASRAVYLARIDAAQGHFPVRGALSCANLAHGFAGMQGDDKFAIKALKAPNIGIVSSYNEMLSAHAPYLRYPDIIKQAARDAGGTAQFAGGVPAMCDGVTQGNIGMEMSLFSREAIAMGTAIALTHNMFDAALCLGICDKIVPGLLIGALQFGHLPTIFVPAGPMASGLSNDEKAKIRQKFATGEVGRDVLLEAEASAYHAQGTCTFYGTANSNQLLMEVMGLHLPGAAFVHPDTPLRDALTAEAARRVLAITQEGGEYTPIGHVVDERAVVNGIVGLLATGGSTNHTLHLVAIARAAGIVIDWDDFDALSQVVPLLARIYPNGKADVNHYHAAGGMAFLMRELLAAGFLHEDVTTVVGRGLSRYAEEPRLEAGQVVWGPGAETSLDAAVLRPASAPFAPDGGLRLMSGQLGRGVIKISAVAASHRKVRAPAIVFDSQEGVKAAFDAGELDRDFVAVVRFQGARANGMPELHQLTPLLAVMQDKGRQVALVTDGRMSGASGKVPAVIHLSPEALLDGPIGKVRTGDMLVIDAEAGVLDIEVDPAEWAARVPATAPTPPLSAPTFGTDLFRVFRHAAASAEHGASVFGPLPGEGDAR, encoded by the coding sequence ATGACGTCTCCACATCCCCAGTTACAAAAGGTCACCGAACGAGTGATCGAGCGCAGTCGTGCCAGCCGCGCCGTCTACCTCGCGCGCATCGACGCCGCCCAGGGCCATTTCCCGGTACGCGGCGCGCTGTCCTGCGCGAATCTGGCGCACGGTTTCGCCGGCATGCAGGGCGATGACAAGTTCGCGATCAAGGCACTCAAGGCGCCGAACATCGGCATCGTCTCCTCGTACAACGAGATGCTGTCCGCGCACGCGCCGTATCTGCGCTATCCGGACATCATCAAGCAGGCCGCGCGCGACGCGGGGGGCACCGCGCAGTTCGCGGGCGGCGTGCCGGCGATGTGCGATGGGGTGACGCAGGGCAATATCGGCATGGAGATGTCGCTGTTCTCGCGCGAGGCGATCGCCATGGGCACCGCGATCGCGCTGACCCACAATATGTTCGACGCCGCGCTGTGCCTGGGCATCTGCGACAAGATCGTCCCGGGTCTGCTGATCGGCGCCCTGCAGTTCGGCCATCTGCCGACGATCTTCGTGCCCGCGGGCCCGATGGCCAGCGGCCTGTCGAACGACGAGAAGGCGAAGATCCGGCAGAAGTTCGCCACCGGCGAGGTCGGCCGCGACGTCCTGCTCGAAGCGGAGGCGAGCGCCTATCACGCGCAGGGTACCTGCACGTTCTACGGCACGGCCAACAGCAACCAGTTGCTGATGGAAGTGATGGGCCTGCACCTGCCGGGCGCGGCCTTCGTGCATCCGGACACGCCGCTGCGCGACGCGCTGACCGCCGAGGCGGCGCGCCGGGTGCTGGCGATCACGCAGGAAGGCGGCGAGTACACGCCGATCGGCCACGTCGTCGACGAACGCGCGGTGGTCAACGGCATCGTCGGCCTGCTGGCCACGGGCGGTTCGACGAATCACACGCTGCATCTGGTGGCGATCGCCCGTGCCGCGGGTATCGTCATCGACTGGGACGATTTCGACGCGCTGTCGCAGGTCGTCCCGCTGCTCGCGCGTATTTATCCGAACGGCAAGGCCGACGTCAACCACTACCACGCCGCGGGCGGCATGGCCTTCCTGATGCGCGAGCTGCTGGCCGCGGGTTTCCTGCACGAGGACGTGACGACCGTCGTCGGCCGGGGCCTGTCGCGCTATGCCGAGGAGCCACGGCTGGAGGCGGGGCAGGTGGTCTGGGGCCCGGGTGCCGAGACCAGTCTCGACGCGGCGGTGCTGCGTCCGGCGAGCGCGCCGTTCGCGCCCGACGGCGGCCTGCGGCTGATGAGCGGCCAGCTTGGCCGGGGCGTGATCAAGATTTCCGCGGTGGCGGCGTCGCACCGGAAAGTGCGCGCGCCGGCGATCGTCTTCGATTCGCAGGAAGGCGTGAAGGCGGCGTTCGATGCGGGCGAGCTGGATCGCGATTTCGTCGCCGTGGTGCGGTTCCAGGGTGCGCGCGCGAACGGCATGCCGGAACTGCATCAACTGACGCCGTTGCTGGCCGTCATGCAGGACAAGGGCCGGCAGGTCGCGCTGGTGACCGACGGGCGGATGTCGGGCGCGTCGGGGAAGGTGCCGGCGGTGATCCATCTCTCTCCCGAGGCGCTGCTCGACGGACCGATCGGCAAGGTGCGCACCGGCGACATGCTGGTGATCGACGCCGAGGCCGGCGTGCTCGACATCGAGGTCGACCCCGCCGAATGGGCGGCGCGCGTCCCCGCGACGGCGCCCACCCCGCCGTTGAGCGCGCCGACTTTCGGTACTGATCTGTTTCGCGTGTTCCGTCACGCCGCTGCAAGCGCCGAGCATGGCGCCAGCGTATTTGGCCCGTTGCCGGGCGAAGGAGATGCACGATGA
- a CDS encoding CopD family protein has product MLMLWIKALHIVFVASWFAGLFYLPRIFVNLAMETEPAARRRLLLMGRKLYRFMTIIALPALACGLYLWLGVGIGQGAGWLHAKLGIVVLILVYHHVCGRLLKTFEQGRNRHGDKWYRIFNEIPVFGLLGAVLLVVIKPF; this is encoded by the coding sequence ATGTTGATGTTGTGGATCAAGGCGCTGCATATCGTATTCGTCGCCTCGTGGTTCGCCGGCCTGTTTTACCTGCCGCGCATTTTCGTGAACCTGGCGATGGAGACGGAGCCCGCCGCGCGCCGGCGCCTGTTGCTGATGGGACGCAAGCTCTACCGCTTCATGACAATCATCGCGCTTCCCGCGCTCGCCTGCGGCCTTTACCTGTGGCTGGGCGTCGGGATCGGACAGGGCGCCGGCTGGCTGCACGCCAAGCTCGGGATCGTCGTCCTGATCCTCGTCTATCACCATGTCTGCGGCCGCCTGTTGAAGACGTTCGAGCAGGGGCGCAACCGGCATGGCGACAAATGGTATCGGATCTTCAACGAAATCCCGGTGTTCGGTTTGCTGGGTGCCGTTCTTCTGGTCGTGATCAAGCCGTTTTGA